Proteins encoded within one genomic window of Halobacteroides halobius DSM 5150:
- a CDS encoding DEAD/DEAH box helicase, whose product MAITETEIDKELVALKELDNYWNEKEFSLLPHQYQTVKRVVDEMQGRALLADEVGLGKTIEAGMILKEYLARGEIETCLVLTPASLGFQWWNELTDKFQIDAFNNRKGKGWHYFDVIISSLDKAKRSPHCDHIYERGFDMVIVDEAHKLKNSKTMNWNFVNKIPKDYLLLLTATPIQNDLKELYNLVSLVQPKLFGDYKTFKKKYIQGKHEVQNLDNLQDQLSEVMVRNRRSKIDLEYTDRRVKLVSVNLTPPEQELYQRITDLVTTEYKKCVNKNKSIFHLLTLQREVCSSSFAVAKTLEKMYEDGYDSIHDQLEELYQLAVSIQNNQKMKEVEKILDDNPGKAIIFTEYQGTQSYIGYYLNEQGYNPVFFNGRLSDSQKEWAKSRFMKDGDVLISTEAGGQGINLQFCNTIINYDLPWNPMKIEQRIGRVHRLGQDKDVLIYNLATKNTIEEKIIDLLDKKINLFESVIGGLNNLVVDRTNSNLESSILEILAEANDEKEIDNKLDKLGEDLLQEK is encoded by the coding sequence ATGGCAATAACTGAAACAGAAATCGACAAAGAATTAGTAGCTCTGAAGGAACTTGATAATTATTGGAATGAAAAAGAATTTTCATTGTTACCACATCAATATCAGACTGTAAAAAGAGTAGTGGATGAGATGCAAGGAAGAGCTTTGTTAGCTGATGAAGTAGGATTAGGGAAAACAATAGAAGCGGGGATGATTTTAAAGGAGTATTTAGCTCGGGGAGAGATAGAAACTTGTTTAGTATTAACACCTGCTTCATTAGGATTCCAATGGTGGAATGAACTAACTGATAAATTTCAAATAGATGCATTTAATAATCGTAAAGGGAAAGGATGGCATTATTTTGATGTAATTATTTCTTCATTAGATAAGGCTAAGCGTTCTCCTCATTGTGATCATATTTATGAGAGAGGTTTTGATATGGTAATTGTTGATGAGGCCCATAAGTTAAAGAATAGTAAGACAATGAATTGGAATTTTGTGAATAAAATTCCTAAGGACTATTTATTGTTGTTAACTGCTACCCCAATTCAAAATGACCTAAAAGAATTGTATAATTTAGTTAGTTTAGTACAACCAAAGTTGTTTGGTGATTATAAGACTTTTAAGAAAAAATATATTCAGGGGAAACATGAAGTGCAGAATTTAGATAATTTACAAGATCAATTATCTGAGGTAATGGTTAGAAATAGAAGATCAAAAATTGACTTAGAATATACTGATAGACGAGTAAAATTAGTTTCAGTTAACTTAACCCCGCCAGAACAAGAGCTATACCAGCGGATTACTGATTTAGTAACTACAGAGTATAAAAAGTGTGTAAATAAGAATAAAAGCATTTTTCATTTATTAACACTACAACGTGAAGTATGTAGTAGTTCTTTTGCAGTAGCTAAAACACTAGAAAAAATGTATGAAGATGGTTATGATTCAATTCATGATCAATTAGAAGAGTTATATCAATTAGCTGTCAGTATTCAGAATAATCAAAAGATGAAAGAAGTAGAAAAAATACTGGATGATAATCCAGGAAAAGCTATTATTTTTACAGAGTATCAGGGGACTCAAAGCTATATTGGTTATTATTTAAATGAACAGGGATATAATCCAGTCTTCTTTAATGGTAGGTTATCAGATAGTCAAAAAGAATGGGCCAAAAGTAGATTTATGAAGGATGGAGATGTTTTAATTAGTACTGAGGCAGGCGGTCAAGGAATAAATCTTCAGTTTTGTAATACAATTATTAATTATGATTTACCTTGGAATCCGATGAAGATAGAACAAAGAATTGGTAGAGTCCACCGCTTAGGTCAAGATAAGGATGTTCTAATCTATAATTTGGCTACAAAAAATACTATTGAAGAGAAAATAATTGATTTATTAGACAAAAAGATAAATTTATTTGAATCTGTAATTGGTGGATTAAATAACTTAGTAGTAGATCGAACTAACAGTAATTTAGAAAGTAGTATTTTAGAAATTTTAGCTGAAGCTAATGATGAAAAGGAAATAGATAATAAGTTGGATAAGTTAGGAGAAGATTTACTACAAGAAAAATAA
- a CDS encoding Na+/H+ antiporter NhaC family protein gives MESWRALLPFLIVIPISILTKQVIPGLFLGLLTGSYLIEPTPLGGIKKLLYYSINNLTKSNNIRVIIFLYLFAGLINIIKLTGGIKGFVHLISNKIKTKKSAFAIIWLSILGTFSAPNLRIITVAPIIKSLQKELNLSSKRLAFAIGASSSPVVALVPIATAFVGYMVSVVQFPLQKIGVEQNPYAIYIRSIPFNFFSFVIILVGLYFSFFKENNNKQKTEKQNKDPKEKCLQECKHAYTKETPVKPWNLILPLITTLFLTIFLTWWDGYQKAPTFLGAFIASDVLGAMLQGLVIALLLSIIFFKLQNFSLKKIITSFIEGGNNLMSVIILLTLIWGLTEVSGDLGFSKYIIANIGDLIPTYFVAPVIFLLGALISYFIGSSWGTWGLLMPLGVTLAHNSGTNILLTIGAVFSSGTFGAFASPLSDNANTLCTILNIPIIEYTRYKLIPALTAAGITAILFGVASFIVS, from the coding sequence ATGGAATCCTGGAGAGCCTTATTACCTTTTTTAATTGTTATTCCTATTTCTATCTTAACTAAACAAGTAATCCCTGGCTTATTTTTAGGGTTACTTACTGGAAGTTATCTCATTGAACCAACTCCTTTAGGGGGCATTAAAAAATTATTATACTATAGTATTAATAACCTTACTAAAAGTAATAATATCAGAGTTATTATCTTTCTTTATTTATTTGCAGGCTTAATCAATATAATTAAATTAACGGGAGGCATTAAAGGTTTTGTCCATTTAATTAGTAACAAGATTAAAACAAAGAAAAGTGCCTTTGCAATTATTTGGCTTTCAATTTTAGGAACTTTTAGTGCTCCTAACTTACGAATTATAACTGTTGCTCCGATTATTAAATCTTTACAAAAAGAGTTAAACTTATCTTCAAAAAGACTTGCTTTTGCAATCGGGGCTAGTAGTAGTCCTGTAGTTGCTTTAGTACCTATAGCTACAGCCTTTGTAGGTTATATGGTATCTGTTGTCCAGTTTCCTTTGCAAAAAATAGGAGTAGAGCAAAACCCTTATGCAATCTATATTAGGAGTATTCCCTTTAATTTCTTCTCCTTTGTAATAATTCTAGTAGGTCTTTATTTTAGCTTTTTTAAAGAAAATAACAATAAACAAAAAACAGAAAAACAAAATAAAGATCCCAAAGAGAAATGTCTCCAAGAATGTAAACATGCTTACACAAAAGAAACTCCAGTTAAACCTTGGAATCTTATCTTACCACTAATTACTACTTTATTTTTAACTATTTTCTTAACCTGGTGGGATGGATACCAAAAAGCTCCTACTTTTTTAGGGGCTTTTATTGCTAGTGATGTTTTAGGTGCCATGTTACAAGGATTAGTTATTGCTTTATTGTTATCTATAATCTTTTTTAAACTACAAAATTTCTCTCTTAAAAAAATTATTACTTCTTTTATTGAAGGAGGTAATAATTTGATGTCAGTTATTATTCTTCTAACACTTATCTGGGGATTAACTGAAGTATCAGGAGATTTAGGATTTTCTAAATACATTATAGCTAATATCGGTGATTTGATCCCAACTTATTTTGTTGCTCCGGTAATCTTCTTATTAGGAGCATTAATCTCCTATTTTATTGGTTCATCTTGGGGAACCTGGGGCTTATTAATGCCTCTAGGAGTTACTTTGGCCCATAACTCAGGCACAAATATTTTACTTACTATTGGTGCCGTATTTTCTAGTGGTACTTTTGGTGCCTTTGCTTCTCCTTTAAGTGATAATGCTAATACACTTTGTACTATCTTAAATATACCAATTATTGAGTACACCAGATATAAATTAATACCTGCCCTTACAGCTGCTGGAATAACAGCCATTTTATTTGGGGTTGCCTCATTTATAGTTAGCTAA
- a CDS encoding aspartyl-phosphate phosphatase Spo0E family protein, with the protein MNIKDNPEQIKEQIKKVKKKLNQTVKTKDDFSRDEVINLSQKLDELINKLLRNT; encoded by the coding sequence ATGAATATAAAAGATAATCCAGAACAGATAAAAGAGCAAATAAAAAAAGTAAAGAAAAAATTAAACCAAACAGTAAAAACAAAAGATGATTTCTCTAGAGATGAAGTAATCAATTTAAGTCAAAAGTTAGATGAATTAATCAATAAACTATTAAGAAATACTTAG
- the argC gene encoding N-acetyl-gamma-glutamyl-phosphate reductase: MKVSVIGATGYTGVELVRLLNEHPNIELSLLTSNSFAENKIDEIYPHLKEEVEIICHKLDIEQIVTNSEVVFTALPHGVSMDIVPKLVNRGVKVIDLSGDYRYQTLATYEEYYQKHASPQLLSQGVYGLPELNRKKIKDSNLVANPGCYPTVSLLALAPLLKTGLIDPQSIIIDAKSGATGAGRKLSLGTHFCEVNNNFKAYKVGQHRHRSEIEEKLSIWSKQEVKLNFTPHLLPVKRGILATIYADLTDDIAELELFKQYQNHYQEELFVRVREDNMPELKYVAGSNYCDISLKVTDGNKVIIVATIDNLIKGSAGQAVQNLNLLAGWEEDLGLKKVGLYL, translated from the coding sequence ATGAAAGTAAGTGTAATTGGTGCTACTGGATATACAGGTGTTGAGTTAGTTAGATTATTAAATGAACATCCTAATATAGAACTTAGTCTTTTAACTTCAAATAGTTTTGCAGAAAATAAAATAGATGAGATTTACCCTCATCTAAAAGAAGAAGTAGAGATTATATGTCACAAGCTAGATATTGAGCAGATAGTTACCAATTCCGAGGTAGTATTTACTGCTTTACCGCATGGAGTATCGATGGATATAGTTCCTAAGTTAGTCAATAGAGGAGTTAAAGTGATTGATTTAAGTGGTGATTATCGCTATCAGACTTTAGCTACTTATGAAGAATATTATCAAAAGCATGCTAGTCCTCAATTATTAAGCCAAGGAGTTTATGGCTTACCAGAATTAAATCGAAAAAAGATAAAAGATAGTAATTTAGTAGCTAATCCTGGTTGTTATCCAACGGTTTCTTTGTTGGCCCTTGCTCCTTTATTAAAGACTGGTTTAATTGATCCTCAAAGTATTATTATTGATGCTAAGTCAGGTGCAACTGGTGCAGGAAGGAAATTGTCTTTAGGAACGCATTTTTGTGAAGTAAATAATAATTTTAAAGCTTATAAAGTAGGACAACATCGTCATCGTTCGGAGATAGAAGAGAAGTTATCTATCTGGTCTAAGCAAGAGGTGAAATTAAACTTTACTCCTCATTTATTACCAGTTAAACGTGGTATTTTAGCTACTATTTATGCTGATTTAACAGATGATATAGCTGAATTAGAATTATTTAAGCAATATCAAAATCACTATCAAGAAGAATTATTTGTAAGGGTTAGAGAAGATAATATGCCTGAACTTAAGTATGTAGCTGGTTCTAACTATTGTGATATTTCTCTAAAGGTGACTGATGGAAATAAAGTAATTATTGTAGCTACTATTGATAATTTAATTAAAGGGTCAGCAGGACAGGCGGTACAGAATTT